The Orcinus orca chromosome 16, mOrcOrc1.1, whole genome shotgun sequence genome includes a window with the following:
- the PERCC1 gene encoding protein PERCC1, with product MAAGVIWPLCDFRLPLPYHGPFLPSDPEPPDSSEEEEEEDGEEELEVEGPEGHSPAPQSSGWAPEVAPLDPGGPETPLQLLRFSELISGDIQRYFGHKDRGQDPDACDIYADGHTASNSARELSCANLVRLAQGEAPENEATEPGVCSPGAPEGQACGPGLGGEGLQPLGPLAELFDYGLRQYLGPRAAAGRRLRLEQKYGHITPMTQRKLPPSFWKEPAPSPLGLLHPGTPDFSDLLASWSAEAGPELLGWGGQALEGVQLAEA from the coding sequence ATGGCCGCGGGTGTGATCTGGCCTCTCTGTGACTTCCGGCTGCCTCTGCCATACCATGGGCCCTTCCTGCCCTCAGACCCGGAGCCCCCAGACTCttctgaggaggaggaggaggaggatggggaAGAGGAACTGGAGGTCGAGGGGCCAGAGGGCCACAGCCCGGCCCCCCAGAGCTCAGGTTGGGCCCCAGAAGTGGCCCCTCTGGACCCCGGTGGCCCAGAGACGCCGCTGCAGCTCCTGCGGTTCTCTGAGCTCATCAGTGGCGACATCCAGCGGTACTTCGGCCACAAGGACCGGGGGCAGGACCCCGACGCCTGCGACATCTACGCCGATGGCCACACGGCCAGCAACTCAGCCAGGGAGCTCTCCTGCGCCAACCTTGTGCGCCTGGCCCAGGGCGAGGCCCCAGAAAATGAGGCCACTGAGCCCGGGGTCTGCTCCCCTGGGGCCCCCGAGGGGCAGGCGTGTGGGCCGGGCCTCGGTGGGGAAGGGCTGCAGCCGCTGGGACCCCTGGCCGAGCTCTTCGACTACGGGCTGCGGCAGTACTTGGGACCCAGGGCCGCGGCCGGCCGCCGACTCAGGCTGGAGCAGAAGTACGGCCACATCACCCCCATGACCCAAAggaagcttcccccctccttcTGGAAGGAGCCGGCACCCAGCCCCCTGGGTCTGCTGCACCCCGGCACGCCTGACTTCAGCGACCTGCTGGCCAGCTGGTCAGCAGAGGCCGGCCCCGAGCTGCTGGGCTGGGGTGGCCAGGCCCTGGAGGGGGTGCAGCTGGCCGAGGCCTAG
- the CCDC154 gene encoding LOW QUALITY PROTEIN: coiled-coil domain-containing protein 154 (The sequence of the model RefSeq protein was modified relative to this genomic sequence to represent the inferred CDS: deleted 1 base in 1 codon; substituted 1 base at 1 genomic stop codon) encodes MAKTTGRAVGKAVSGGALDFSEAELPTWTVRAGPCCGTQRDEPRQTPRYLLVEPSDSNLSLGTSPPSQPGTITPEDLELLLEDGLASSEPLSLEESSERYESSCLPSTASVPERDTPKHWKQLEHWVADLHEVVSLRGHKACCERTTLSLLQELLQVHTCLQLQDSELKRLQQAAQAPEKEALQFPSLQNQNQMQALGKRLVEVREALTQIRRKQALQDSERKGTEQEASLWLSELTEKLKQEERDRKVACGALQKSQEEASQRVDHEVARMQAQMTKLREEMSLRFLKREAKLCSFLQKSFLALEKRMKASESAQLPPESGLWEELESQWQQLQELDAECTWALQGQRQEECHLLEQCRGLDKAVVQLTEFVRQNQASLSHILLAEQKAWDAKGKLENSRAGELATYLQENLETMQLASELAQQEMYSALELLXEKSQALEVSVAELVRQVKDMSDHFLALSWRLDLQEQTLSLRLCEAQSEWGVAEQRWREGLARCREEAEAHLREVQQRVDSLPRQIEAIADTCILHKSDSDFKIPAEAKARELEGEAVRQELAALPSSVQLLREGNPGRKIAEIQGKLATFQNQMMKLESSIQYKTIQNLKFNTETKRRTEEMATPLSSVMHLWSEGGPLGPDLGSRRVLMSLVRQQFFIKDVAPDEVVPMNHWGMYQAVRWLRWKAVLMKLAAWRRPRAVSEKPLG; translated from the exons GTGGGGCCCTGGACTTTTCTGAGGCTGAGCTTCCTACATGGACAGTGAGAGCTGGGCCTTGCTGTGGGACCCAGCGGGATGAGCCACG GCAAACCCCAAGGTACCTTCTTGTAGAGCCATCAGACAGCAACCTCTCGTTAGGGACCTCGCCACCCTCCCAGCCGGGCACCATCACCCCGGAGGACCTGGAACTCCTCCTGGAGGACGGGCTGGCCAGCTCCGAGCCCTTGAGTCTGGAGGAGAGCTCGGAGAGGTATGAGTCCAGCTGCCTGCCGTCCACCGCTTCTGTCCCAGAGCGGGACACCCCCAAGCACTGGAAGCAGCTGGAGCACTG GGTGGCCGACCTGCACGAGGTGGTGTCGCTGCGGGGACACAAGGCCTGCTGTGAGCGTACCACGCTGAGCCTGCTGCAGGAGCTGCTGCAGGTCCACACCTGCTTGCAGCTGCAGGACTCAGAGCTGAAGAGGCTTCAGCAGGCGGCTCAGGCCCCCGAGAAGGAGGCTCTCCAG TTCCCCAGCCTGCAGAACCAGAACCAGATGCAGGCCCTGGGCAAGAG GCTGGTGGAGGTCCGGGAGGCCCTGACCCAGATCAGGAGGAAGCAGGCACTCCAGGACTCTGAGCGGAAGGGCACCGAGCAGGAGGCCAGCCTTTG GTTGTCTGAGCTGACCGAGAAGCTGAAGCAGGAGGAACGGGACCGGAAGGTGGCCTGTGGAGCCCTGCAGAAGAGCCAGGAGGAGGCCAGCCAGAGGGTGGACCATGAGGTGGCCAGGATGCAG GCCCAGATGACCAAGCTCAGGGAGGAGATGAGCCTCCGCTTTCTCAAGAGGGAGGCCAAGCTATGCAGCTTCCTGCAGAAGAGCTTTCTGGCCCTGGAGAAG AGAATGAAGGCCTCAGAGAGCGCACAGCTGCCACCGGAGAGCGGCCTATGGGAGGAGCTGGAGAGCCAGTGGCAGCAACTCCAGGAGCTGGACGCAGAGTGCACGTGGGCCctgcaggggcagaggcag GAAGAGTGCCACCTCCTGGAGCAGTGTCGGGGCCTGGACAAGGCCGTGGTCCAGCTGACCGAGTTCGTGCGTCAGAACCAAGCATCGCTGAGCCACATCCTGCTGGCCGAGCAGAAGGCCTG GGATGCTAAAGGGAAGTTGGAGAACAGCCGGGCCGGGGAGCTGGCTACTTACCTGCAGGAGAACCTGGAGACCATGCAGCTGGCCAGCGAGCTGGCCCAGCAGGAGATGTACAGTGCCCTGGAGCTG CTCTGAGAGAAGAGCCAGGCCCTGGAGGTGTCCGTGGCTGAGCTGGTCAGGCAGGTGAAGGACATGAGTGACCACTTCCTGGCCCTGAGCTGGAGGCTGGACCTGCAGGAGCAGACGCTGAGCCTGAGGCTGTGCGAG GCACAGAGTGAGTGGGGAGTTGCAGAGCAGCGATGGCGGGAAGGCCTGGCCCGGTGTCGAGAGGAGGCCGAGGCGCACCTACGGGAGGTGCAGCAGAGAGTGGACAGCCTGCCCCGGCAG ATAGAGGCCATCGCCGACACGTGCATCCTTCACAAGAGTGACTCAGACTTCAAGATCCCTGCCGAGGCCAAAGCCAG AGAGCTCGAGGGCGAGGCCGTGAGGCAGGAGCTGGCTGCTCTGCCGTCCTCTGTGCAGCTGCTCAGAGAGGGCAACCCCGGGCGGAAGATCGCCGAGATCCAGGGCAAGCTGGCCACG TTTCAGAACCAAATGATGAAGTTGGAAAGCAGCATCCAGTACAAGACCATTCAGAATCTCAAGTTTAATACAGAAACCAAGCGG CGCACGGAGGAGATGGCCACTCCGCTGTCAAGCGTGATGCACCTGTGGAGCGAGGGGGGCCCCCTGGGCCCTGAC CTAGGCAGCAGGAGGGTCCTCATGTCCCTGGTGAGGCAGCAGTTCTTCATCAAGGATGTGGCCCCTGACGAGGTGGTCCCCATGAACCACTGGGGCATGTATCAGGCTGTGAG GTGGCTGCGGTGGAAGGCGGTCCTCATGAAGCTGGCGGCCTGGCGGAGGCCAAGGGCGGTCTCGGAGAAGCCCCTCGGCTAG